One Amorphoplanes digitatis genomic window carries:
- the rarD gene encoding EamA family transporter RarD: MGEERRGYLYGLTAYVLWGFFPIYFKLLAPSRPLEILAHRVIWSVLFVSLVLLAMRNWRFLSRILRDRRLLGGITLAAVLIGANWATYIYGVNSSRVVETALGYFITPLVVVLLGVTVQNERLRGWQWAAVGVGALAVAVLTADYGHLPYIALALAASFGSYSLIKKRLGLPPAEGLFVESAVLAVPALCYLGWLNATGGAEFGHVSATHTILMLLSGLATAVPLLLFAAATNRVPLVGIGILQYVAPILQLACGVLIFHEPMPAPRLVGFALVWIALIIFTVDGIRGARAARGRTAAAPAAATAEPAAVLPPR; the protein is encoded by the coding sequence ATGGGTGAGGAACGACGCGGCTATCTATACGGCCTCACGGCGTACGTGCTGTGGGGCTTCTTTCCGATCTACTTCAAGCTGCTCGCGCCCTCGCGGCCGCTGGAGATCCTCGCCCACCGGGTGATCTGGTCGGTCCTCTTCGTCAGCCTGGTGCTGCTCGCCATGCGCAACTGGCGCTTTCTGTCCCGCATCCTGCGCGACCGGCGGCTGCTCGGCGGCATCACGCTGGCCGCGGTGCTGATCGGCGCGAACTGGGCGACCTACATCTACGGCGTCAACTCGTCGCGGGTGGTCGAGACGGCGCTCGGATACTTCATCACGCCGCTGGTCGTCGTGCTGCTCGGCGTGACCGTGCAGAACGAGCGCCTGCGGGGCTGGCAGTGGGCCGCCGTTGGCGTCGGCGCGCTGGCCGTCGCCGTCCTGACGGCCGACTACGGGCATCTGCCGTACATCGCGCTCGCGCTGGCCGCGAGCTTCGGGTCATACAGCCTGATCAAGAAGCGGCTCGGGCTGCCGCCCGCCGAGGGCCTGTTCGTCGAGTCGGCCGTGCTCGCCGTGCCCGCGCTCTGCTACCTCGGCTGGCTCAACGCGACCGGCGGCGCCGAGTTCGGGCACGTCTCGGCCACCCACACGATCCTGATGCTGCTGTCCGGGCTCGCCACGGCCGTACCGCTGCTGCTCTTCGCCGCCGCGACCAACCGGGTGCCGCTGGTCGGCATCGGGATCCTCCAGTACGTCGCGCCGATCCTCCAGCTCGCCTGCGGGGTGCTGATCTTCCACGAGCCGATGCCGGCGCCCCGGCTGGTCGGCTTCGCGCTGGTCTGGATCGCCCTGATCATCTTCACGGTCGACGGGATCCGGGGCGCCCGGGCCGCAAGAGGGAGGACGGCGGCCGCCCCAGCGGCCGCCACCGCCGAACCAGCCGCCGTCCTTCCGCCACGCTGA
- a CDS encoding anti-sigma factor family protein codes for MRCDHEHDDGAYVLGALSPAERAAYERHLATCSFCREAVADIAVLPGLLGRLDAAEFEKLLAPDLLPPPPSRRTSVPDLVMAAQSTRRQERRRVRWRVLGSALAAACLALVVGVGTVFWMGRGVVDPSVTGPTVAMTPASDRVPVTANINLTGAAGGTKINLVCFYNRGNEESEPYRIRLMAYGPNRESEQLGSWVASPGKEFTMSGVTHFTAGTLSRLALVRNDDRTLLSYDVP; via the coding sequence ATGAGATGCGATCACGAGCACGACGATGGCGCATATGTCCTCGGTGCCCTCTCGCCCGCGGAGCGCGCCGCCTACGAACGGCACCTCGCGACGTGCTCGTTCTGCCGGGAGGCGGTCGCGGACATCGCCGTTCTGCCGGGCCTGCTCGGCCGGCTCGACGCCGCCGAGTTCGAGAAGCTGCTCGCCCCCGATCTGCTGCCGCCGCCACCGAGCCGGCGCACCAGCGTGCCCGATCTGGTCATGGCCGCGCAGTCGACGCGGCGCCAGGAACGCCGGCGGGTCCGCTGGCGGGTGCTCGGCTCGGCGCTGGCCGCCGCCTGCCTCGCGCTTGTCGTCGGCGTCGGCACGGTGTTCTGGATGGGCCGTGGCGTCGTGGATCCGTCGGTGACCGGCCCGACCGTGGCGATGACGCCGGCCAGCGACCGGGTGCCGGTGACCGCGAACATCAACCTCACCGGCGCCGCCGGGGGCACGAAGATCAACCTCGTCTGCTTCTACAACCGGGGCAACGAGGAGTCGGAGCCCTACCGGATCCGGCTGATGGCGTACGGGCCGAACCGGGAGAGCGAGCAGCTCGGCTCGTGGGTCGCCTCGCCCGGCAAGGAGTTCACGATGTCCGGCGTCACGCACTTCACCGCCGGCACGCTGTCGCGGCTGGCGCTGGTGCGCAACGACGACAGGACGCTGCTCTCCTACGACGTCCCCTGA
- a CDS encoding alpha/beta fold hydrolase, protein MSAQVDEACVLTEGPWTHRSVGANGSRFHVVEAGTGPLVLLLHGFPEFWWTWRDVLTRIADAGFRAVAIDLRGYGASDKPPRGYDGYTMAADVTGLIRALGERSAMIVGAGAGGMIGWAAAAFHPKMVSRLVVLGAAHPLRLRAALFADPRGQLSASASLLRFQVPRYEHVLTKDDAALVGELIRQWSSPRWAETREYAEFVARCREAMQIPQAAFCALEAYRWVFRSALRLQGYRFVKLMQSPLITPTLQMHGALDTAVLPRTAQGSGRYVIAPYEWRLIPDAGHFLHQEAPDIITGEILRWLKT, encoded by the coding sequence ATGAGTGCCCAGGTGGACGAGGCGTGCGTACTGACGGAGGGTCCGTGGACCCACCGTTCCGTCGGCGCCAACGGCAGCCGCTTCCACGTCGTCGAGGCGGGCACCGGGCCCCTCGTGCTCCTGCTGCACGGCTTCCCCGAGTTCTGGTGGACCTGGCGCGACGTGCTGACCCGGATCGCCGACGCCGGGTTCCGGGCCGTCGCGATCGACCTGCGCGGCTACGGCGCCAGCGACAAGCCCCCGCGCGGCTACGACGGCTACACGATGGCGGCCGACGTCACCGGCCTGATCCGGGCGCTCGGTGAGCGCTCCGCGATGATCGTCGGCGCGGGCGCCGGCGGCATGATCGGCTGGGCGGCGGCGGCGTTCCACCCCAAGATGGTGAGCCGGCTCGTGGTGCTCGGCGCGGCACACCCGCTGCGGCTGCGCGCGGCGCTCTTCGCGGACCCGCGCGGCCAGCTGTCCGCCAGCGCCAGCCTGCTGCGCTTCCAGGTCCCCCGCTACGAGCACGTGCTGACCAAGGACGACGCGGCCCTGGTCGGCGAGCTGATCCGGCAGTGGAGCAGCCCGAGATGGGCGGAGACGCGAGAATACGCGGAATTCGTGGCCCGGTGCCGGGAGGCCATGCAGATCCCGCAGGCGGCGTTCTGCGCGCTCGAGGCCTACCGCTGGGTGTTCCGGTCGGCGCTGCGGCTACAGGGCTACCGTTTCGTCAAGCTGATGCAGAGCCCGCTGATCACGCCGACGCTCCAGATGCACGGCGCCCTGGACACGGCGGTCCTGCCCCGCACGGCACAGGGCTCGGGCCGCTACGTGATCGCGCCGTACGAGTGGCGCCTGATCCCCGACGCCGGTCACTTCCTGCACCAGGAGGCGCCCGACATCATCACGGGCGAGATCCTGCGCTGGCTCAAGACCTAG
- a CDS encoding immune inhibitor A domain-containing protein, with protein sequence MGLLGAAMVTSVGIMLPAAATAAPPVDPAPAKASKKAPVDDLPNPFEDKRRELRQEAVNGILKGTVKTQKRGGSTIAKIGKTHGGGETHRRVGRGGQDQYVELGREQTDRLFVILAEFGNDRHPNYPDVDSDPLTAGPTTFEGPLHNKIPAPDRTKDNSTVWQANYNRDHFQKLYFGEGKGAESLKTYYETQSSGRYSVDGEVTDWVKVNYNEARYGRDCDINGLCTDTNTWALVTDAANKWVADQKAAGRTDAQIKADVASFDVWDRYDFDGDGDFNEADGYIDHFQIVHAGGDQSDGDPQQGEDAIWAHRWYAYNTSAGITGPVTNKAGGTQIGNTGIWIGDYTVQPENGGLSVFAHEYGHDLGLPDDYDTSGGANNNSEFWTLMAQSRLSGAGEALGTRPGDIGAWNKLQLGWLDYETVVAGQKKTLELGPQEYNSKKAQAAVVVLPDKEVTTDLGAPFAGDSQYFSGNDDNLNTTLTKSVDLTGATSASLDLKGRYSIEEGYDYLYFEASTDGTNWTALDGTVDGAPLGVDGAVPPRPALGGDSGGAWKNISIPLNAYAGKTVQVRLHYITDGGLSAGGFFGDDLAVTVNGTAGAVDGAEGTPTWTAAGFSVEGSAITAEYDNFYIAGNRTYTSYDKYLKTGPYNFGWATTKPDWVEHFSYQQGLLISYNDTSVADNNVNQHPGSGRNLIIDSHPAPSYNLDGAPWRSRIQLYDAPFGTTKADSFTLHLNGKASYIRGQAGQSTFDDTKKYFYDEIPWAGVKLPAVGVKIKVVEQKGTSLKVKFS encoded by the coding sequence GTGGGACTACTCGGCGCCGCGATGGTCACCAGCGTCGGGATCATGCTCCCGGCTGCGGCGACCGCGGCGCCCCCGGTGGATCCGGCTCCGGCGAAGGCCAGCAAGAAGGCCCCGGTCGACGACCTCCCGAACCCGTTCGAGGACAAGCGCCGTGAGCTGCGCCAGGAGGCCGTCAACGGCATCCTCAAGGGCACCGTCAAGACGCAGAAGCGCGGCGGCAGCACCATTGCGAAGATCGGCAAGACCCACGGTGGCGGCGAGACCCACCGTCGCGTCGGCCGCGGTGGTCAGGACCAGTACGTCGAGCTCGGCCGCGAGCAGACCGACCGGCTCTTCGTGATCCTCGCCGAGTTCGGCAACGACCGGCACCCGAACTACCCGGACGTCGACAGCGACCCGCTCACCGCGGGCCCGACGACGTTCGAGGGGCCGCTGCACAACAAGATCCCGGCGCCGGACCGCACCAAGGACAACAGCACGGTGTGGCAGGCCAACTACAACCGGGACCACTTCCAGAAGCTCTACTTCGGTGAGGGCAAGGGCGCCGAGTCGCTCAAGACCTACTACGAGACCCAGTCGTCCGGGCGCTACAGCGTCGACGGCGAGGTCACCGACTGGGTCAAGGTCAACTACAACGAGGCCCGTTACGGTCGCGACTGCGACATCAACGGCCTCTGCACCGACACCAACACGTGGGCGCTCGTCACCGACGCCGCCAACAAGTGGGTCGCGGACCAGAAGGCCGCCGGGCGCACCGACGCCCAGATCAAGGCCGACGTGGCGAGCTTCGACGTCTGGGACCGTTACGACTTCGACGGCGACGGCGACTTCAACGAGGCCGACGGCTACATCGACCACTTCCAGATCGTCCACGCCGGCGGCGACCAGTCCGACGGCGACCCGCAGCAGGGCGAGGACGCCATCTGGGCGCACCGCTGGTACGCGTACAACACCTCGGCCGGCATCACCGGCCCGGTCACCAACAAGGCCGGCGGCACCCAGATCGGCAACACCGGCATCTGGATCGGTGACTACACCGTCCAGCCCGAGAACGGCGGCCTGAGCGTCTTCGCTCACGAGTACGGCCACGACCTCGGTCTGCCGGACGACTACGACACCTCCGGTGGCGCGAACAACAACAGCGAGTTCTGGACCCTGATGGCGCAGAGCCGGCTCTCCGGCGCCGGCGAGGCCCTCGGCACCCGCCCGGGCGACATCGGCGCCTGGAACAAGCTGCAGCTCGGCTGGCTCGACTACGAGACCGTCGTCGCGGGTCAGAAGAAGACCCTCGAGCTCGGCCCGCAGGAGTACAACAGCAAGAAGGCGCAGGCCGCGGTCGTGGTCCTGCCCGACAAGGAGGTCACCACCGACCTCGGCGCGCCGTTCGCCGGCGACAGCCAGTACTTCTCGGGCAACGACGACAACCTCAACACCACGCTGACCAAGTCGGTCGACCTGACCGGGGCCACCTCCGCGTCGCTCGACCTCAAGGGCCGCTACAGCATCGAAGAGGGTTACGACTACCTCTACTTCGAGGCCTCCACCGACGGCACCAACTGGACCGCGCTCGACGGCACGGTCGACGGTGCCCCGCTCGGCGTCGACGGCGCGGTTCCGCCGCGTCCGGCTCTCGGCGGCGACAGCGGTGGCGCGTGGAAGAACATCAGCATCCCGCTGAACGCGTACGCCGGTAAGACCGTGCAGGTCCGCCTGCACTACATCACCGACGGCGGCCTGTCCGCGGGCGGCTTCTTCGGCGACGACCTGGCCGTCACGGTCAACGGGACCGCGGGCGCCGTCGACGGTGCCGAGGGCACCCCGACCTGGACCGCTGCCGGCTTCAGCGTCGAGGGTTCCGCGATCACCGCCGAGTACGACAACTTCTACATCGCGGGCAACCGCACCTACACCTCGTACGACAAGTACCTGAAGACGGGCCCGTACAACTTCGGCTGGGCTACCACCAAGCCGGACTGGGTCGAGCACTTCTCGTACCAGCAGGGTCTGCTGATCTCGTACAACGACACGTCGGTTGCTGACAACAACGTCAACCAGCACCCCGGCTCCGGTCGTAACCTGATCATCGACAGCCACCCGGCGCCGTCCTACAACCTCGACGGCGCACCGTGGCGCTCGCGGATCCAGCTCTACGACGCGCCGTTCGGCACGACGAAGGCGGACTCGTTCACGCTGCACCTCAACGGCAAGGCCAGCTACATCCGCGGCCAGGCCGGGCAGTCGACGTTCGACGACACCAAGAAGTACTTCTACGACGAGATCCCGTGGGCCGGCGTCAAGCTGCCGGCCGTCGGCGTCAAGATCAAGGTCGTGGAGCAGAAGGGCACGTCCCTGAAGGTCAAGTTCTCCTGA
- a CDS encoding phage holin family protein has translation MGILIRLVITAVSLWIATLVIDGIRLTTESIGDQVITLLIVAAIFGIVNAVLRPIIKVIGCGLYVLTLGLISVVVNGLLFMLVSWIAGQFDLAFHVDDFWPSAVLGALLVGVVSWLLNMLVPDRGEK, from the coding sequence ATGGGCATCCTCATCCGGCTGGTGATCACCGCCGTTTCGCTGTGGATCGCGACACTGGTGATCGACGGCATCCGTCTCACCACCGAATCCATCGGCGATCAGGTAATCACCCTGCTGATCGTCGCGGCGATCTTCGGCATCGTGAACGCGGTCCTGCGCCCGATCATCAAGGTGATCGGCTGCGGGCTGTACGTGCTGACCCTCGGCCTGATCTCCGTGGTCGTCAACGGCCTGCTGTTCATGCTGGTCAGCTGGATCGCGGGCCAGTTCGACCTGGCGTTCCACGTGGATGACTTCTGGCCGAGCGCGGTCCTCGGCGCGCTGCTGGTCGGCGTCGTGAGCTGGCTGCTCAACATGCTGGTCCCGGACCGCGGGGAGAAGTAA
- the eccE gene encoding type VII secretion protein EccE yields the protein MGPRGQGVLQERRAQVTADVAGGRGFPELSGAGRPLPKIRRKRVRHGRLFGIRTGQWVSTQVAIVALLVGAINGPLGLAAGAFLAAILLAVTWLRLRGRWAFEWLGTATRFAGRRHAVSVAAAPGALLEFVAPGSRIEQADLAGDPAAVIVDGHGLTAVLELGDPNGLLAEESALLPSPAGLLPPAGGEHPPCRVQLLLIGAPAPSLRAGGGTPANSYRQLTEGRLLGHSRALLAVRVLRAEGWPEEDLRRALSGLVRKLSRRLGPVPARPLGRAAALRVIAELAHDDGVGAAQETWPGLRVGSLTQATFRLQRWPDPRIETARRLVPRMLALPAAATTVALGAGPRSATGNQTAMDLTIRLAAPDTASLSVAAQALRKLLAAERATARRLDGEHLDGLTATLPLAMPTTPGLPGLPGPEAAHADLFDDLQLPIGGAGLMIGANRKGEPVIARLFRPEQTRALLVGGVRCAQLLALRAMALGARVVVQTARPQAWEPFVRGAAVPGESIAVIPPGRTVQIPPGTALHPLLVVVDIGPVGADNRPGAGWQATLVVRDDFSSADADVASRADLLLVQPLRAEEAGLVGAALGLGETAKWLTQIRADMVGVINRRAVRWAALSQTPIETQLIGPPVRG from the coding sequence ATGGGGCCGCGCGGTCAGGGCGTGCTACAGGAGAGGCGGGCGCAGGTGACGGCAGATGTGGCGGGTGGCCGCGGCTTCCCGGAGCTCAGCGGCGCCGGCCGCCCACTGCCGAAGATCCGCCGGAAACGTGTCCGACATGGACGATTGTTCGGTATTCGCACGGGCCAGTGGGTCAGCACTCAGGTGGCGATCGTCGCCTTACTCGTCGGCGCGATCAACGGCCCGCTCGGGCTCGCCGCCGGCGCGTTCCTGGCGGCGATCCTGCTCGCGGTCACCTGGCTGCGGCTGCGCGGCCGGTGGGCGTTCGAGTGGCTCGGCACCGCGACGCGCTTCGCCGGGCGGCGGCACGCCGTCTCCGTGGCGGCCGCACCGGGCGCGCTGCTCGAGTTCGTCGCGCCGGGATCCCGCATCGAGCAGGCCGACCTGGCCGGGGACCCGGCCGCGGTCATCGTCGACGGGCACGGCCTCACCGCGGTGCTGGAGCTCGGCGACCCGAACGGCCTGCTCGCCGAGGAGAGCGCCCTGCTGCCGTCGCCGGCCGGCCTGCTGCCACCCGCCGGCGGCGAGCACCCGCCGTGCCGCGTGCAGCTCCTGCTGATCGGCGCGCCCGCGCCGTCCCTGCGCGCCGGCGGCGGCACCCCCGCCAACTCCTATCGCCAGCTCACCGAGGGCCGCCTGCTCGGACACAGCCGGGCGCTGCTGGCCGTCCGGGTGCTGCGCGCGGAGGGCTGGCCGGAGGAGGACCTGCGGCGCGCGCTGTCCGGCCTCGTCCGCAAGCTGTCTCGCCGCCTCGGCCCGGTCCCGGCCCGGCCGCTCGGCAGGGCCGCGGCCCTGCGGGTCATCGCCGAGCTGGCACACGACGACGGCGTCGGCGCGGCGCAGGAGACCTGGCCGGGCCTGCGGGTCGGCAGCCTGACCCAGGCGACCTTCCGGCTACAGCGCTGGCCCGACCCGCGGATCGAGACCGCACGCCGGCTGGTGCCGCGGATGCTGGCGCTGCCCGCGGCCGCGACGACGGTCGCGCTCGGCGCCGGCCCGCGCTCCGCGACGGGCAACCAGACGGCGATGGACCTGACCATCCGCCTCGCGGCGCCGGACACCGCCTCGCTCTCGGTCGCGGCGCAGGCGCTGCGCAAGCTGCTGGCCGCCGAGCGGGCCACGGCCCGGCGCCTGGACGGCGAGCACCTGGACGGCCTCACCGCCACCCTGCCGCTGGCCATGCCCACCACACCGGGGCTGCCCGGCCTGCCCGGCCCCGAGGCGGCCCACGCCGACCTCTTCGACGACCTCCAGCTGCCGATCGGCGGCGCTGGCCTGATGATCGGCGCCAACCGCAAGGGCGAGCCGGTCATCGCGCGGCTGTTCCGTCCCGAGCAGACCCGGGCGCTGCTCGTCGGCGGCGTCCGCTGCGCCCAACTGCTCGCGTTGCGGGCGATGGCCCTCGGCGCCCGGGTGGTCGTGCAGACGGCCCGGCCGCAGGCCTGGGAGCCGTTCGTGCGAGGCGCGGCGGTGCCGGGCGAGTCCATCGCGGTCATCCCGCCGGGGCGGACGGTCCAGATCCCGCCGGGTACGGCGCTGCACCCGCTGCTCGTGGTGGTCGACATCGGCCCCGTCGGCGCCGACAACCGCCCGGGCGCGGGCTGGCAGGCCACGCTCGTGGTGCGCGACGACTTCAGCTCGGCCGACGCCGACGTGGCCTCCCGGGCGGATCTGCTGCTGGTCCAGCCGCTGCGCGCGGAGGAGGCCGGCCTGGTCGGCGCGGCCCTCGGCCTGGGCGAGACGGCGAAGTGGCTGACCCAGATCCGCGCGGACATGGTCGGCGTGATCAACAGACGGGCGGTTCGCTGGGCGGCCCTGTCACAGACCCCGATCGAGACCCAGCTCATCGGCCCCCCGGTCCGCGGCTGA
- a CDS encoding WXG100 family type VII secretion target — protein sequence MNDGLLKVNFGALAQAAADIQKALNELESQLSQLEADARPLVATWEGKAQSAYAMRQQRWTKASADLKGILRGIKLAVDRSAQDYAATEGNAEKRFS from the coding sequence ATGAACGACGGTTTGCTGAAGGTCAACTTCGGGGCCCTGGCTCAGGCCGCCGCGGACATCCAGAAGGCGTTGAACGAGCTCGAGTCGCAGCTCAGCCAGCTTGAGGCCGACGCGCGCCCGCTGGTGGCGACGTGGGAGGGCAAGGCGCAGTCGGCGTACGCCATGCGTCAGCAGCGGTGGACCAAGGCGTCCGCCGACCTCAAGGGCATCCTGCGTGGCATCAAGCTAGCGGTCGACCGGTCCGCCCAGGACTACGCCGCGACCGAGGGCAATGCGGAGAAGCGCTTCAGCTGA
- a CDS encoding WXG100 family type VII secretion target, which produces MTSGVSETKAQAAVMAKTAAQFDQVNNSLTSMLNKLMHELSHLQTAWVGRGGRAFETVKVQYQRDLSNLNKALAETAEAIRTSGVSYTSTDDSAADIVTKSGGGGHTLPL; this is translated from the coding sequence GTGACGTCCGGGGTGTCCGAGACGAAGGCGCAAGCCGCGGTGATGGCGAAGACCGCCGCGCAGTTCGATCAGGTCAACAATTCGCTGACCTCGATGTTGAACAAGCTGATGCACGAGCTCTCCCACCTGCAGACCGCCTGGGTCGGCCGGGGTGGCAGGGCGTTCGAGACCGTCAAGGTCCAGTACCAGCGCGACCTCTCGAACCTGAACAAGGCCCTCGCGGAGACCGCGGAGGCGATCCGGACCTCCGGTGTCAGCTACACCAGCACCGACGACTCGGCGGCCGACATCGTGACCAAGTCCGGTGGCGGTGGCCACACACTGCCGCTCTAA
- a CDS encoding SseB family protein: MTEWEPATDAEIAMRNALRTDDQESYFRILAGVDLLLPVSADALAGLAPLGWGTWSTGGRTHVLAFTSPAALQACLADYTGSARRVAYAELADTWPNLEWWLAVNPGLPIEGYLPAWFVAQLSRGDLRLPTRGPGREGSNAPERIQDLHAAATMAANAAAQGYSAAAAAQNYPPATQPGGPMTDRPMSGAPMSSAPVSGVRSPGAPTIDGPSSGSPAYSGSPYGPPPSGSAYGPPPGSSAYGPPPGSSAYGPPPGTSAYGPPPGSSAYGPPPGGSPYGPPPGGSAPAGPAPSGVGGAAPHGGTTPGAHPSGRPAPASGRPADPAGGEVGPGGLPLRTPGGVLPSGLPSRVPGTPQGPGGGRGNGIPGGQFNGFGVPDRPGAAQPTGLAGEPGGAPYRPGGEASGDVPAAYAPPTIPPGGATRPPSMPSALDALAGRTGAPAGGPSALDALGNRPGAPTSTSRGGASAEPAPLLQRPDAPLPTRTPMAQTPPLPAHIPPPADDDDAQRPPATADEPDQDAADEASPQATPQSAAGQSAAAPPRSGLAPPVIPGVAGAGRSDTGPAVPVALERRPVPPAASTAPAAGPAPEEDDFIPANEVERELIQAVDDASTDSFLSTLLLATVLVPVAPNSRPGSAPGESGFAFRTEETDGERFLVVFTSRDRLAEHFAEPARTVAVRFVDLIRNWPDPAWSFAVNPTSVIGARYPGPQVIALASWAVEAGLGGDPADAPPAESVSAAPQQRPTEPSAPLTTMQKAVPAEQVDYYLERGYDRVAGFVHRAGEVEHLNSPGELFAALGLIYDGSPYQPDAKEAFVLRWPAHRPSLYRIPYGGQSEQALRAMDGWVIERSPFRGNGFAPGEGKDVIAEFKVDSVRLPHGAELWRMDADGDKQLVAVFDCDAPVWRRAGEQ, from the coding sequence GTGACCGAGTGGGAACCGGCTACGGACGCCGAAATCGCGATGCGCAACGCCTTGCGCACCGACGATCAGGAGTCTTATTTCCGTATTCTCGCCGGGGTCGACCTGCTCTTGCCGGTCTCGGCGGACGCCCTCGCCGGCCTCGCCCCGCTCGGCTGGGGCACGTGGAGCACCGGCGGCCGCACACACGTGCTGGCCTTCACCTCCCCGGCGGCGTTGCAGGCCTGCCTGGCCGACTACACCGGCTCGGCCCGCCGGGTGGCCTATGCGGAGCTCGCCGACACCTGGCCCAACCTCGAGTGGTGGCTGGCGGTCAACCCCGGCCTGCCGATCGAGGGATACCTGCCGGCCTGGTTCGTCGCCCAGCTCTCCCGCGGTGACCTGCGCCTGCCGACCCGTGGCCCGGGCCGAGAGGGCAGCAACGCGCCAGAGCGCATCCAGGACCTGCACGCGGCCGCGACCATGGCCGCGAACGCGGCGGCACAGGGCTACTCGGCGGCCGCGGCGGCACAGAATTACCCGCCGGCCACCCAGCCCGGCGGTCCCATGACCGACCGGCCGATGTCGGGCGCCCCGATGTCGAGTGCTCCGGTGTCCGGCGTGCGCTCGCCCGGCGCGCCGACGATCGACGGCCCGTCCTCCGGCAGCCCTGCCTACAGCGGCTCTCCCTATGGCCCGCCTCCGAGTGGCTCTGCCTACGGCCCGCCCCCGGGCAGTTCTGCCTATGGGCCGCCTCCGGGCAGTTCTGCCTATGGGCCGCCTCCGGGCACTTCTGCTTACGGGCCGCCCCCGGGTAGCTCCGCCTATGGCCCGCCTCCGGGCGGCTCTCCCTACGGTCCGCCTCCCGGTGGCTCCGCACCCGCCGGCCCGGCGCCGTCGGGCGTCGGTGGTGCGGCCCCGCACGGGGGCACCACCCCCGGCGCGCACCCCTCCGGACGTCCGGCACCCGCCTCCGGCAGGCCGGCCGACCCGGCGGGTGGCGAGGTGGGCCCCGGCGGCCTGCCGCTGCGTACCCCCGGCGGCGTGCTGCCCAGCGGACTACCCTCGCGCGTGCCCGGCACCCCGCAGGGCCCGGGCGGCGGCCGGGGCAACGGCATCCCCGGCGGCCAGTTCAACGGTTTCGGCGTGCCCGACCGCCCCGGTGCGGCGCAGCCCACCGGCCTCGCGGGCGAGCCCGGCGGAGCACCGTACCGACCCGGTGGCGAGGCGAGCGGCGACGTGCCCGCCGCCTACGCGCCGCCGACCATTCCGCCAGGCGGCGCTACCAGGCCGCCGAGCATGCCCAGCGCCCTCGACGCCCTCGCCGGCCGGACCGGCGCCCCCGCCGGCGGTCCGAGCGCCCTGGACGCTCTCGGTAACCGCCCGGGCGCGCCCACCTCGACGAGCCGGGGCGGCGCCTCCGCCGAACCGGCACCGCTGCTGCAACGCCCGGACGCGCCGTTGCCCACGCGCACCCCGATGGCGCAGACGCCCCCGCTGCCGGCACACATCCCGCCGCCCGCGGACGACGACGACGCGCAGCGGCCTCCGGCGACCGCCGACGAACCGGACCAGGACGCCGCCGACGAGGCGTCGCCCCAGGCGACCCCGCAGTCCGCGGCCGGGCAGTCCGCGGCCGCGCCGCCGCGGTCCGGTCTCGCCCCGCCGGTCATCCCCGGCGTGGCAGGCGCCGGCCGGTCGGACACCGGCCCGGCCGTGCCCGTGGCGCTGGAGCGCCGCCCGGTACCGCCGGCGGCCAGCACCGCGCCGGCGGCCGGACCCGCGCCGGAGGAGGACGACTTCATCCCGGCGAACGAGGTCGAGCGCGAACTCATCCAGGCCGTGGACGACGCCAGCACCGACTCCTTCCTCTCCACCCTGCTGCTCGCCACCGTGCTCGTGCCCGTCGCGCCCAACTCGCGGCCCGGCAGCGCACCCGGCGAGTCCGGTTTCGCCTTCCGGACCGAGGAGACCGACGGCGAGCGTTTCCTCGTCGTCTTCACCAGCCGGGACCGGCTCGCCGAGCACTTCGCCGAGCCCGCCCGCACCGTCGCCGTGCGGTTCGTCGACCTGATCCGCAACTGGCCCGACCCGGCCTGGTCGTTCGCGGTCAACCCGACGTCGGTGATCGGCGCCAGGTACCCAGGCCCGCAGGTCATCGCCCTCGCCAGCTGGGCCGTCGAGGCCGGCCTCGGCGGCGACCCGGCCGACGCGCCGCCGGCCGAATCCGTCTCGGCGGCGCCGCAGCAGCGGCCCACCGAGCCGTCGGCGCCGTTGACCACCATGCAGAAGGCGGTGCCCGCCGAGCAGGTGGACTACTACCTGGAGCGCGGCTACGACCGGGTCGCCGGTTTCGTGCACCGGGCCGGCGAGGTCGAGCACCTGAACTCGCCGGGCGAGCTCTTCGCGGCGCTCGGCCTGATCTACGACGGCTCGCCGTACCAGCCGGATGCCAAGGAGGCCTTCGTGCTCCGCTGGCCGGCACACCGGCCAAGCCTCTACCGCATCCCGTACGGCGGGCAGAGCGAGCAGGCGCTGCGGGCCATGGACGGCTGGGTCATCGAGCGTTCCCCGTTCCGGGGCAACGGTTTCGCACCCGGCGAGGGCAAGGACGTCATCGCGGAGTTCAAGGTGGACAGTGTGCGACTGCCGCACGGCGCGGAGCTGTGGCGGATGGACGCCGACGGCGACAAGCAGCTCGTCGCGGTCTTCGACTGCGACGCGCCGGTGTGGCGCCGGGCCGGTGAACAGTGA